In the genome of Botrytis cinerea B05.10 chromosome 5, complete sequence, one region contains:
- the Bctos1 gene encoding Bctos1, whose translation MRSNILATAYILSSAVSIASGCSEVSGNWYCNPVDAILYSNVGAPGTYNQVTDMSSDGICSSTPKSFSGPLSPLDEEVSFHFRGPLQLKQFAAYTPGTTASKKKREGSTARRRRHLQHIDKHVKGGNQKRDKIYATIDGQLVSWDNNYPTPGLDAFNGGAKTVTATIDGKIQTWINNWFGPSSTAMVTQASTAVPQSVSQGAATSEEAHETSTSLTVSPTNTALSQPQASTHASASQPNVSTNPSASEPQSSTSVPESQITASTTSSATAIASGSYSRIGYYNSAEQTLDNLVFLGNYGGQGSGVFNDAYGASLSFVNSSGTGGASSPQILADAILPSNEEVVVMLDEECNNDCGYVRPGSVAYHGFNGANKVFLLEFSMPIDGRTGFNGDMPSVWILNAQIPRTIQYGNPSCSCWESGCGEFDIAEALSSGSTFLKSTLHTNKPGGDSDYFERPTSSTMKLAVVFSSATSTIHIQVLPTSYDFPTSLTTGEIQSICGTSTGSQFSEFTIS comes from the exons ATGCGCAGTAACATTTTGGCTACGGCCTACATTTTGTCTTCAGCAGTATCCATAGCCAGTGGCTGTTCGGAGGTCTCTGGAAATTGGTACTGTAATCCCGTGGATGCTATCTTGTACAGCAATGTCGGCGCACCAGGAACTTACAACCAAGTTACCGATATGTCCTCTGATGGAATTTGTTCTTCCACACCGAAGTCGTTTTCTGGTCCGCTTTCTCCATTAGACGAAGAAGTTTCGTTTCATTTTCGGG GGCCTCTTCAGTTGAAGCAGTTCGCAGCATATACACCGGGCACTACCGCTAGCAAGAAAAAACGTGAGGGATCAACCGCTAGACGCCGTCGCCATCTTCAGCATATTGATAAACATGTAAAGGGAGGCAATCAGAAGCGCGATAAGATTTATGCTACCATTGATGGACAACTTGTCTCGTGGGATAACAACTATCCTACTCCAGGTCTCGATGCTTTTAATGGTGGTGCAAAGACTGTTACTGCCACAATTGATGGTAAAATACAAACATGGATCAACAATTGGTTTGGACCAAGTAGCACGGCGATGGTAACTCAAGCATCTACTGCCGTACCTCAAAGTGTATCTCAAGGCGCAGCTACAAGCGAAGAAGCCCATGAGACCT CTACCTCTTTAACCGTATCACCTACCAATACGGCGTTGTCTCAGCCTCAAGCATCCACACATGCATCTGCTTCTCAACCCAATGTATCCACAAATCCATCTGCCTCCGAGCCTCAATCAAGCACATCTGTCCCAGAGTCTCAAATAACTGCGAGCACAACCAGCTCAGCCACAGCTATAGCATCTGGATCCTATAGTAGAATAGGCTATTATAATTCTGCAGAGCAGACTCTTGATAACTTAGTATTTCTTGGAAATTA TGGTGGTCAAGGCTCAGGCGTATTCAATGACGCCTATGGTGCTTCACTTTCTTTCGTGAATAGCAGTGGCACAGGCGGTGCATCATCACCTCAAATTCTTGCTGATGCCATCCTGCCATCGAATGAAGAGGTCGTTGTGATGCTTGATGAAGAATGCAACAACGATTGCGGTTATGTGCGGCCTGGATCTGTTGCTTACC ATGGCTTCAATGGAGCGAATAAAGTGTTCCTCTTAGAATTTAGCATGCCGATAGATGGAAGAACCGGGTTCAATGGCGATATGCCCTCGGTTTGGATTCTCAACGCTCAGATACCTCGAACGATCCAATATGGGAATCCAAGTTGTTCATGTTGGGAGTCTGGTTGCGgtgaatttgatattgcagAAGCACTTAGTAGTGGCTCGACATTTCTGAAGTCTACACTTCATACGAACAAACCAGGAGGAGATTCAGACTATTTTGAACGGCCGACTTCTAGCACAATGAAACTTGCCGTCGTATTCAGTTCTGCCACTTCAACTATACATATTCAAGTTTTGCCGACGAGCTACGACTTCCCAACAAGTCTAACAACAGGTGAAATTCAGAGCATCTGTGGCACGAGTACCGGAAGTCAATTTTCCGAATTTACCATCTCCTAA
- the Bccft1 gene encoding Bccft1, giving the protein MQCYTELTPPTAVTHSLALPFLSADARNLVVAKSSLLQIFTTKTVSVDLDELSEKDSSTAKDDTNIDPRVNNDDGVEDSFLGTDSIMQRPELARTTKLVLVAEYNLSGTVTSLVRVKTISSKTGGEAILVGFKDAKLSLVEWDPERPGISTISVHFYEQDELQGSPWAPSLSDCVNYLTVDPGSRCAALKFGARNLAILPFKQDEDVNMDDWDEELDGPRPAKISQKAAAEDGQLDTPYGSSFVLRLSSLDPSIIFPIHLEFLYEYREPTFGILSSTMAPSSALLQERRDHLTYMVFTLDMHQKASTTILSVGGLPYDLFRIVPLAPPVGGALLVGTNELIHIDQAGKANGVAVNMFAKQCTGFSLLDQADLDLRLEGCKIDQLSIENGEMLIILHSGDIAILSFRMDGRSVSGLSIRRVSAELGGAILTGAASCVSSLGAGSLFVGSEVSDSVILGWNRKSGQTSRRKSRLDSSAIAEVDEAMFDEEDLEDDDDDLYGDGPTITHATANITASNSKTGDYTFRIHDSMVNIAPITNIAFGEAALSLGKDEELKSSGVQSELQLVAAVGREKGGSLAVINREIQPNVIGRFDLPEARGIWTMSAKRPAPKGLQVNKEKSVTSGDYGVDAQYDRLMIVSKASDAEDAIEESAVYALTDAGFEALTGTEFEPAAGSTIEAGTLGNGMRVVQILKSEVRSYDGDLGLAQILPMLDDETGAEPKIISASFADPFLLLIRDDASIFVAQCDDDNDLEEIERVDDILLSTKWLTGCLYDDYSGAFSDSKSNKAGENVKMFLLSAGGALHIYALPDLSKPVYVAEGICFVPPVLSADYAARKSAARETLTEILVANLGDSVSQSPYLILRPSNDDLTIYEPFRVKSASPDLLSSTLQFLKIQNTHLTQAPDVSAEEQVDGAQQTSDKPMRAISNLGGYSTVFMPGGSPSFIIKSSKTAPKVLSLQGTGVRSLSSFHTEGCDRGFIYASTEGIARVAQFPPNTTFADIGMALRKIEIGEDVHAVAYHPPLQTYVIGTSTFTDFELPKDDDHRKTWQEENIALKPSIEKSFLKLVSPVNWSVIDAIELEPCELITCIKTMNLVISEVTNERKHLIVVGTAITKGEDLATTGRLYVYDVVTVVPEPDRPETNKKLKLISSEIITRGAGGPVTGLSEIGTQGFMLVAQGQKCMVRGLKEDGTNLPVAFMDMNCYVTSVKELPGTGLCVMADALKGVWFAGYTEEPYRMLLFGKSAAKMEVLCADLLPDGKDLFIVAADANGNLHIMQYDPEHPKSLQGHLLLHRTTFSLGAHHPTTMTLLPTTRPLPQLTTAPSPSPDPSPQEDTPSPSQPLLLTSRTGTLALLSPLTESQYRRFGTLVSHLTNTLYHPCGLNPRAYRIDRDANEGIVGGRTIIDGGVLGRWMELGSQRRGEVAGRVGVDVLELRDELSGLRGGLGFI; this is encoded by the exons ATGCAATGCTATACGGAGCTGACACCTCCTACAGCTGTCACTCATTCTTTGGCTCTTCCGTTTTTGTCCGCAGATGCTAGAAACCTCGTCGTCGCAAAATCCTCGTTGCTACAGATATTTACAACTAAGACCGTATCCGTGGATCTCGACGAGCTATCTGAAAAGGATTCTTCGACAGCAAAAGATGACACAAATATTGATCCTAGAGTCAATAACGATGATGGAGTAGAGGATTCTTTTCTCGGCACAGATTCGATTATGCAACGACCAGAATTGGCTCGAACAACGAAACTCGTACTTGTAGCTGAATATAACCTATCTGGGACGGTCACATCTCTTGTCCGAGTGAAGACTATATCCTCAAAGACTGGAGGCGAAGCAATCTTAGTGGGATTCAAGGATGCGAAGCTCAGTTTGGTGGAATGGGACCCAGAACGGCCCGgcatatcaacaatatcagtCCATTTTTATGAACAAGACGAACTGCAAGGAAGTCCATGGGCACCAAGTCTTTCAGACTGTGTCAATTACCTTACTGTCGACCCAGGAAGTAGGTGTGCTGCATTGAAATTTGGAGCGCGGAACCTTGCGATTCTGCCTTTTAAACAAGACGAAGATGTCAATATGGACGATTGGGATGAGGAGTTGGATGGCCCCCGCCCTGCGAAGATTTCACAAAAGGCTGCAGCGGAAGATGGACAGTTAGATACGCCATATGGATCCTCTTTTGTTCTACGATTATCTTCACTCGATCCCAGCATCATCTTTCCAATCCACCTCGAATTTCTGTATGAATATAGAGAACCAACTTTTGGAATTCTCTCGTCTACCATGGCTCCATCTTCGGCTTTACTGCAAGAGCGTAGAGACCACTTGACTTATATGGTGTTCACCCTGGATATGCATCAAAAAGCGTCTACCACCATTCTTTCTGTTGGAGGTTTGCCTTACGACCTCTTCAGAATCGTTCCACTAGCCCCACCTGTGGGTGGAGCTCTTCTAGTTGGCACTAATGAGTTGATACATATCGATCAAGCTGGTAAAGCCAATGGTGTTGCTGTCAACATGTTTGCAAAGCAATGTACTGGCTTCAGTCTTTTGGACCAGGCTGATCTTGACCTTCGGTTAGAAGGTTGCAAAATTGATCAACTATCTATCGAAAATGGAGAGATGCTCATTATACTACATAGTGGTGATATTGCAATCCTAAGCTTTCGTATGGATGGAAGATCGGTCTCTGGTCTAAGCATTCGACGAGTAAGTGCAGAGTTAGGAGGCGCCATATTGACTGGGGCTGCTTCATGTGTAAGTTCTCTTGGCGCAGGATCATTATTCGTTGGAAGTGAAGTATCAGATTCTGTCATTCTAGGCTGGAATAGGAAGTCGGGTCAAACTTCACGACGGAAGTCAAGGCTTGACAGTTCAGCAATAGCGGAAGTTGATGAGGCCATgtttgatgaggaagatttagaagatgatgacgatgatctGTACGGCGATGGGCCCACAATCACTCATGCTACTGCAAATATTACTGCCTCGAACAGCAAAACGGGTGACTACACATTTCGTATACATGATTCCATGGTCAATATAGCTCCCATCACAAACATCGCCTTCGGAGAAGCCGCATTGAGTTTAGGTAAGGACGAAGAGCTTAAATCTAGCGGTGTTCAGAGCGAACTTCAGCTTGTAGCTGCCGTCGGTCGTGAAAAGGGAGGCTCCTTGGCAGTCATTAATCGTGAAATCCAACCAAACGTTATAGGCCGATTCGATTTACCAGAAGCTCGTGGTATATGGACCATGAGCGCAAAGAGACCAGCACCGAAAGGATTACAAGTCAATAAGGAGAAATCTGTTACCAGCGGTGACTATGGCGTCGATGCTCAATATGATAGACTAATGATAGTTTCCAAAGCATCTGATGCTGAAGATGCCATTGAAGAATCTGCCGTATATGCATTAACGGATGCTGGGTTTGAAGCTTTAACAGGAACAGAATTCGAACCAGCTGCTGGATCCACAATCGAAGCTGGTACACTTGGCAATGGCATGCGTGTTGTTCAAATTCTAAAGTCTGAAGTGAGAAGCTACGACGGTG ATCTTGGTCTCGCACAAATATTGCCGATGCTCGATGATGAGACTGGAGCAGAGCCAAAGATCATAAGTGCAAGTTTTGCGGATCCATTTCTCCTTCTAATAAGAGACGATGCGAGCATTTTTGTTGCACAATGTGACGATGACAATGATCTCGAAGAGATAGAAAGGGTTGATGATATTTTGCTTTCTACGAAATGGCTGACTGGCTGTTTGTACGACGATTATAGCGGAGCTTTCTCTGATAGCAAATCGAACAAGGCAGGGGAAAATGTCAAGATGTTCTTGCTTAGTGCGGGCGGAGCACTGCAC ATTTACGCACTACCTGATCTTTCTAAGCCAGTTTACGTCGCGGAAGGAATATGCTTTGTTCCACCTGTGCTTTCAGCAGATTATGCGGCTAGAAAATCGGCAGCTCGGGAAACCTTGACAGAGATATTAGTAGCTAATCTAGGAGATTCCGTTTCTCAATCCCCTTATCTTATT CTTCGACCCTCAAACGATGATCTTACAATCTATGAGCCGTTCCGCGTAAAATCTGCGTCTCCGGATCTTCTCTCATCTACACTCcagtttttgaaaatacagAACACGCATCTGACACAAGCTCCCGATGTTTCTGCTGAAGAGCAGGTCGATGGAGCTCAACAGACCAGCGATAAGCCAATGCGAGCTATCTCAAATCTCGGTGGATACAGTACTGTCTTCATGCCAGGTGGATCTCCAagtttcatcatcaagagcTCTAAAACAGCACCCAAAGTTCTCAGCCTGCAAGGAACAGGAGTTCGCAGTCTTAGTAGTTTCCATACCGAAGGTTGTGATAGAGGATTCATCTATGCCAGCACGGAAGGAATTGCCCGCGTAGCACAATTCCCACCAAATACCACGTTTGCCGATATTGGAATGGCCCTGcgaaagattgaaataggTGAAGACGTTCACGCTGTGGCATATCATCCACCGCTGCAAACATATGTTATAGGTACCAGCACTTTCACAGACTTTGAATTACCCAAAGATGACGATCACCGCAAGACTTGGCAAGAGGAAAACATCGCCCTGAAACCATCGATCGAGAAAAGCTTTCTCAAATTAGTCAGCCCTGTCAATTGGTCCGTCATTGATGCCATCGAGCTTGAACCCTGCGAGCTCATAACCTGTATAAAAACCATGAATCTGGTGATATCGGAAGTCACCAACGAGCGCAAACACTTAATAGTCGTAGGAACAGCTATAACCAAAGGAGAAGATCTCGCAACCACTGGCCGCCTCTACGTTTACGACGTTGTCACCGTTGTTCCAGAACCAGACAGACCTGAgacaaataaaaaattaaagcTCATCTCTTCCGAAATCATTACTCGTGGTGCCGGTGGTCCCGTAACTGGTCTTTCCGAAATTGGAACTCAGGGTTTCATGCTTGTTGCGCAGGGTCAAAAATGTATGGTTAGAGGTCTCAAGGAGGATGGCACAAACTTGCCAGTCGCATTTATGGATATGAATTGCTATGTCACATCTGTCAAGGAACTTCCTGGTACAGGCCTCTGTGTGATGGCGGACGCTTTAAAAGGTGTTTGGTTTGCTGGATATACGGAAGAACCGTATAGGATGCTACTCTTCGGAAAGAGTGCTGCAAAGATGGAAGTACTGTGTGCAGATTTACTACCAGATGGAAAAGATCTATTCATTGTGGCTGCAGATGCTAATGGGAACCTGCACATTATGCAATATGACCCTGAAC ATCCCAAATCTCTCCAAGGCCACCTCCTCCTTCACCGCACAACCTTCTCCCTCGGTGCGCACCACCCCACAACCATGACACTTCTCCCCACCACCCGGCCCCTACCCCAATTAACCACTGCACCCTCGCCATCTCCTGATCCTTCACCTCAAGAAGATACTCCCTCTCCTTCGCAACCCCTCCTCCTCACTTCTCGCACCGGTACCCTTGctcttctttcccctctAACAGAATCCCAATACCGACGTTTCGGCACCCTCGTCTCACATCTTACAAACACACTCTATCACCCTTGCGGCCTCAATCCCAGAGCATACCGAATAGACAGAGATGCAAATGAGGGGATCGTAGGAGGAAGAACAATTATTGATGGAGGAGTGCtaggaagatggatggaacTTGGAAGtcagaggagaggagaagtgGCTGGAAGAGTTGGAGTTGATGTCTTGGAGTTGAGAGACGAATTGAGTGGGTTACGTGGAGGTTTGGGCTTTATCTAG
- the Bcdst1 gene encoding Bcdst1 has protein sequence MDQRELTSRVSALQKAINDKEPAANVITIMETLKRDVNATEELLRATKAGMVVAKQRGNANKEIAKLATEIVTKWKKTVEVEKEKRKAKQMASGSSPAVRSNGTSSPAPAPSAPVTKAFKGDSSKRRWETDKVDTKRTGLPTRDACIGLMYNGLAFKCEEPPTHVIIKAMAVEQAAFDHFGGETKEYKEKLRSLFQNLKQVSNTQLRKRVMSGDIDPARFVVMTHEELKSEEMKKKDDALELENMKKAQVPMAEKSISDALTCGKCGQKKVSYSQAQTRSADEPMTTFCECQVCGHRWKFS, from the exons atggaTCAAAGAGAACTTACCTCGAGGGTTTCGGCTCTTCAGAAGGCGATCAATGACAAAGAGCCGGCAGCGAACGTCATTACGATTATGGAAACTCTGAAGAGAGATGTAAATGCCACGGAAGAACTTCTTAGG GCAACCAAGGCAGGAATGGTAGTAGCCAAACAACGAGGAAACGCGAATAAAGAGATTGCCAAGCTTGCCACTGAAATCGTCACCAAGTGGAAAAAAACAGTCGAagttgaaaaagaaaagcgcaaagcaaagcaaatgGCATCCGGATCTTCTCCCGCAGTTCGCAGCAACGGTACTTCCTCTCCTGCGCCCGCACCTAGCGCCCCAGTCACGAAAGCCTTCAAGGGCGATTCTTCAAAGCGAAGATGGGAAACTGATAAAGTCGATACTAAGCGTACGGGCCTTCCAACACGCGATGCTTGTATTGGATTAATGTATAATGGTCTTGCTTTCAAATGCGAAGAACCTCCCACCCATGTCATTATCAAGGCTATGGCTGTTGAACAAGCTGCGTTTGATCATTTTGGAGGTGAGACGAAGGAATACAAAGAGAAGCTTCGTTCcctctttcaaaatctcaaacaaGTATCCAATACGCAGTTGCGCAAGAGAGTCATGTCGGGAGATATTGACCCAGCTCGTTTTGTTGTCATGACGCATGAGGAATTAAAGTCagaggagatgaagaagaaggacgACGCGTTAGAGTTGGAGAACATGAAGAAGGCTCAGGTACCAATGGCGGAGAAGAGTATTAGTGATGCTTTAACATGCGGAAAATGTGGTCAGAAGAAAGTCAGTTATTCGCAAGCACAGACTCGCAGTGCTGATGAACCTATGACGACTTTCTGCGAATGTCAAGTTTGTGGACATCGCTGGAAG TTCTCTTGA
- the Bcrpp1 gene encoding Bcrpp1 produces the protein MLYDLNIPWSSSKDPLDLQRTISFLSELGYGTIALNHIQTGPLPSNITNPIPTTFPFPVPPKTVILRRCTLTLSDPSLNHRLSTVASAYDIVAIRPTTEKAFLAACLNLAEHSLISLDLTQRYPFHFKPKPLMAAVHRGIRFEICYAQATMEDSNARKNFISNCLGIFRATRGRGIVISSEAKSALGIRGPADVVNLMAVWGLGRERGMEGLSDNPRSVVINEGLKRSSYRGLVDVVYGGERSAAKDAEIGEAQKNKANNGEKGKGKRKADDNKEVKENEPPHISKRQAKKQRMEALKAAESNSSSSKETSPTGPTVIDTNIIKAKVNT, from the coding sequence ATGCTCTATGATCTCAATATTCCTTGGTCATCAAGTAAAGACCCTCTTGATCTCCAAAGGACAATCTCATTCCTTTCAGAATTAGGCTACGGCACCATAGCTCTTAATCATATCCAAACCGGCCCGCTTCCTTCCAACATAACAAACCCGATTCCTACGACATTTCCTTTTCCAGTCCCTCCCAAAACAGTTATTCTCCGTCGCTGCACCCTCACCCTCTCCGATCCCTCCCTTAATCATCGCCTCTCGACTGTTGCATCCGCCTACGATATTGTCGCAATTCGCCCTACCACAGAAAAGGCATTTCTCGCAGCATGTCTTAATCTAGCTGAGCACTCTCTCATCTCCCTCGATCTCACACAAAGATATCCGTTTCACTTCAAACCTAAGCCTCTTATGGCTGCTGTACATCGCGGCattagatttgaaatatgctaTGCGCAAGCTACTATGGAAGATTCAAATGCGCGCAAAAACTTTATAAGTAATTGTTTGGGCATATTTAGAGCTACGAGGGGAAGAGGGATTGTGATAAGTAGTGAAGCTAAGTCTGCATTGGGTATCAGAGGCCCAGCAGATGTAGTCAATTTGATGGCAGTATGGGGATTGGGCAGAGAAAGAGGTATGGAAGGATTGAGCGACAATCCAAGATCGGTGGTTATAAACGAGGGATTAAAAAGAAGTTCTTACAGAGGATTGGTAGATGTGGTTTATGGTGGTGAACGGAGTGCTGCGAAAGATGCTGAAATTGGCGAGGCACAGAAGAATAAAGCGAATAAtggggaaaagggaaagggaaaaaggAAAGCCGATGATAATAAGGAGGTAAAAGAGAATGAGCCACCCCATATAAGTAAGAGACAGGCAAAGAAACAGAGGATGGAAGCCTTGAAAGCTGCCGAATCCAATTCGAGCTCATCAAAAGAAACGTCTCCCACAGGGCCTACAGTCATAgatactaatataataaaagcgAAAGTTAATACTTGA